Genomic window (Candidatus Omnitrophota bacterium):
TGTTAATAAATGATTATCCCGGCATAACCTACCACGCTTGTGGTATCGCCGGAAACTTTACCGCTGGTTTCGTATTTAACCAACTCCGCCTTGCCTGCTCCGAGTTCCTTTGCGCAGCGGATCATCGCCGCAACCGGGGCATAACCGCACATAGAGATGTCCAGCTCAACCACCGCGCGCGTGAGCTTATCCTCATCAAGTTCCAGAATAGCCTGAATAGCCTGTTTATCCTTGGCCTCGGCTTTTTCCTGCGGCTCGTAATGGGTCATATCCGAACTGGCGACGATCAGGACAGAATCTTTTAAATCCGCTTCCTTAACCGCCGCGGCAATACCCAAACCCAGTTGTTTCAGGTATTCCGGATCATGCGAGCCGATCACTATCGGGACGATCTGAAAATCTTTATTAAAATACTGAAAGAACGGGATCTCCACTTCTAGGGAATGCTCATCTAAATGCGCCAGATCGTTATCAGCCAAAAATCCGCAGTTACGCATTATCCCGGCTGCCAATTCCTCATCAACGGGAACTTCGCCCAGAGGCGTCTGCCATATACCTTTAGGCATTATGCTGAAAGCTGCGCCCGCGCCGGTATGGTTCGGCCCCAGGATGATGATCCGGTCCTTTACTTTAAGCCGGGATACGACCGCTGCGGCCACTGCCCCGGAATAAACATATCCGGCATGAGGCATAACGCAGGCGATAGCATCCAAACGCTTGGCGTCTTTATCAATAAACCCTGAGATCAACGCGGATAATTTTTTAGGGGTTGAAGGATAGAACTGTCCCGCGACCGCAGGCATGCGCACCTTAAAGCTTCCCATTAAAGTCCGCCTCCAGTATCTTCCGGCCCCCGACGATATCCTCCGGGGTCGCCGGATAATGCGCCTCAATTACCTTCAAGGTGTCTTTTTTCAGGTATGGGAGAAGTTTTTTAAAATCAAACCCCCCTGTAAAAGGAGCATGGTGGTCAACGCATCCTTTAAGATCATGCAAATGCACGCCGAACAACCGGTCTTTATACAAATCCAGATAATCCCTGTGCCTGGACAACCCGAGATTATCCATAACCTGGGCGTGCCCCACATCATGCCAGTAGAATATACGCGATCCCTTGAATGCGTTTAAAATAAGTCCGATCTCGGAAAAATCCGGTATTTCCCGGTAATAAAAACGGTTTTCCACGCCCAAGGCTACGCCTTTTTTGTCGGCATAGCGGTTAAGTTCGTCCAGGCTTTTAAGCGTATTCTCAAAATATGGTTTTTGGCGGGTTTTGCGTTCTGCGGCCATCTGATCCCGGAGTTCCAGAAATTCCGGGGCGCCGGACTTGCCTTCGGCGTACAACGCGATCAGCTTTCGGGTCCGGTCAGGTATTTCAACCCTGCCGCAATGTAAAACTGCTGCCGAGGCGTTCAGCCTGGCAGCGGTATCAATTGTCCCTTTGGTCTGTTTTACGGCTTTTGCCCTTTCCTCGTCGTCCGGGGAGGACATGGAATAATAATCAGGCAAGGCGAGTTTACGTTCAACGCCGGCGGGGATAGGACAAAAATTATGCACGCTTCTTACCGAGATGCCGGCCTTTTTGACCAGGCCTTCGATCTCCCCTACCATATCAGCGGTAAGGTTGAAGCTCAGCTCTATTTCATTGAAACCCAGTTCCTTTATCTCAAATATCAGTTTTTCCGCGTGCGTGTGGCGAAAGGCGTTCCAGGAAGTAGAAAATACCAGCCCCATCTTTACCTTCTTTCCCGCATCTTCCTTCTTTTCTTCTCGCTGGGCTTCTGGTAATGCTTGCGGTCCCTTACTTCCCTTAATATCCCTTCCTGCTCGATCTGGCGTTTGAAACGGCGGATCGCGGATTCAAAGGAATCTCCTTCCTTGATCTCAACTTTAGGCAATTTAATCATCTCCTTTCGTATTTTTATGATTTAATTAAGGAAATAATATACCATTGATTCAAACCGGTGTCAACCTTAAAATTAAGCGGTTTGGCGGGCCAAAACAGCGGACATTGTATCAGCGCTATTCCCGGTCAATTTCACCGGAATAAGCCGGTTCTTAAGGTCAAGGGGAGATTTGAACAATACCTTTATATAATTCGATGTGTGCCCTTCCCATAACGAATTGCCCTCTGCTGGCCGATCTTCCACTAAAACATCCATTCTCCTGGAAAGAAAATGCCTTTGATACGCTTGTCCGCACTTTTGGCCGGCAGCTTTGAGCCTGAGGCATCTTTCCTTTACAACTTCAGCCGCGGCTGCCTGGGGCATATCGCAGGCCCGGGTATGTTCCCTGGGGCTGTAGGCGAACACATGCAAACGCAAAGGAAGGATATCTTTGATCAGATCCAGGGTATTCTGGAAGTTTTCTTCTTTTTCACCGGGAAAACCAACCAGGACATCGGTAGTAATGGCGATATCCGGAATACTCGCCTTTATCCTGCGGATAAGCTTGAGATAATCTTCAGGCGAATACCTGCGGTTCATCTTTTTAAGTATCCGGGCATCCCCGCTTTGTATGGGTATATGCAGGTGGTTGCATAATTTGCCGGAAGAAGCTATCTTTCTGATCAGCCTCGCGGATACGTCCCCGGCCTCGATCGAACTCAAGCGTATCCTGGCCAGCCCGGGGATATCTTCAATAGCATTGATCAGGTCTACCAGGTCTGCCTTACGGGCGAGGTCTTTGCCGTATGACCCGAGGCATATACCGGTCAAAACCACTTCTTTAAAACCATTCCGGGCTAACGCCTCTGCCTGCTTCCTGACTAGAGATACAGGCTGGCTGCGGGATACCCCTCTGACCAACGGCACCTTGCAATAACTGCAGCGATTATTGCATCCGTCCTGGACCTTTAAAAAAGCCCGGGTATGCCCCTGAAAGAAAGTTATGCCTTTGTTCAGTCCCCCTGATCGGGCAGGACCCCTGCGGAATAACCCGGGAAATCTCTTGCGCATCAAGCTGACTACCTTGGCTTTGTCCCGGTTACTCACGATCAATGCTGATCCTGGCTGCTGTTTCAAAAGCTGTTTATCCAATTCAGCCAGGCATCCGGTCACCACCAGTCTGGCTTTGGGATTCCGGCGCAGGCTGCGATGAATGGAATAAAGGGAATCCCGATCAGCCTTATGGGTCACAGTGCAGGTATTGACCACATACACATCCGCTGACGCGTCTTTAGCTTGAGTTTCTTTAAAACCAGCGGCTAACAAAGACTCGCGCATCAACTGCGTGTCATACTGGTTCACCTTGCAGCCCAGGGTTATAAATTTAATTGTTTTAGTTGCGGCAGGATAGCTCATAATTAAGTATTGCGGCAACATAAACAGCCGCTGTCTCCACGCGCATGACCAGATCACCCAGGGATACCGGGATAAATCCCGACCGCAGCGCTGCCGCGGTTTCATCTTCTGAGAAGTCGCCTTCAGGGCCGATCAAAACCATGATGTTTTCCGGCTTGGCGGCTTCAAGTATATCTTTAAATGCCTTGCGCTTGCCGGGAAGAGTTGGGATCAATCTCATATCAAAACCCGATGACAAAACCATAACCTGGCCAAAATCCATCACCTTCTCCACCAGCGGAATGCTGCTGCGCTGGCTCTGTTGGGAAGCGGCTAAAGCGATCTTGGCCCAGCGGACCTTGCGGGCTTCCTGCTTTTCCTTCTCCATCTTTACCACTACCCTTTCGGTGATCATCGGAATGATCCTGTCCACTCCCAGTTGGGTAAGCTTATCGATAATATCATCGAACTTGGATCTTTTGGGAATAGCGCAGGCGACACAGATCTTTACCCGGTGATCCGCCTTGGCCGCGGGTATGATTTCTTTGACCCGGACAATGATCTCCCGGGGCAGGATAGCCTTAATAACGCCCTTGAATTGGCAGCCTGCCTGGTCGAACACGACCATCTCTTCCCCGGGCTTTAGCCGCAATACATCCCGGATATGATGGACTACGCTTTCCTCCGTGAGGCTCGCCTTGTCCCCGGTTATTTTTACGGATACGCAATAGAACCTGTTCATCTTATACCTCTCAAAATAATCTGCAGGCCTAAAAGAACTAAGATCAAGCCGCAAACACGGTTAATTACGGACAATATCCCGGGCCTGCCCTTTAAAAAACCGGGGATCAAGCCGCAGGAAACGGATAGAATAAATAAGACGGAAAACGTGGTCCCTAAACCGAATAAGAACCCGTAAAACAGGCTTGACTGCCAGGATTTCGAAACCAGCCCGATATAAGAAAGCACGGATAAAAGCGGCAGGCACGGCGAGACACCGGTAACCAGGCCGATCAGGACAATAGCCTTATTGCCCTTGTGTATCAAGGATCCGGAAAGTCTGTCGCATAAGCGGTTATGCGGCCCTTTGCCCAGGATGACCAGAAACCCGGTAACCGAAATAAATATTCCCGCCGCTATGAAGATATACCCGCGGTAGGCGCTAAAGAATTCTTCTGCGGCCAGCTGGCCGAAGTAAAAAAACAACAAACCCAGAATGCCGTAAACCGCGATCCGGCTTAATGAAAATACCAGGTAGGCTGATATAGACTGCCGGACATTCTTATTCGTCCCGGTTATATACGCGGCCAGCAACGGCCCGCAGTTGGCCAGGCACGGCCCGCTTCCCAGGAATAATCCGGACAAAAATATCCCCGCGGCAACATCATTCATCGGAGCTTATTTCTTCCTCGGAGAATATCTCGGCGGTAAAAACATACAGCTCGGTATTCTTGTCCTTCCAGGCCATGGGGGATAACCCTGCCTTATCGCTGCACAGGTGCGAAAGGAATTCTTCTTTTGACCAGCCGGTTTCGTCAGCTACCTGGGGCAGGAATACCCCGCTGGAGAACCCTTTCCTGACCAGGACGCCGTGCTCGCCCAAACGGATATTATCCGCCGAATCCACTTTTTTCATCGGGGAAAGCACGGATATCTCTATCCCGATATTTTCCAGCTCCTCAAGTTCCACCTGGGTAAAACGCGGATCGCCGGTTGCCGCTTCCACCGCCATATCCCGGATCGTCATATACAAAGGCCGGGTACCGACCATATTGCCTA
Coding sequences:
- the amrB gene encoding AmmeMemoRadiSam system protein B — its product is MGSFKVRMPAVAGQFYPSTPKKLSALISGFIDKDAKRLDAIACVMPHAGYVYSGAVAAAVVSRLKVKDRIIILGPNHTGAGAAFSIMPKGIWQTPLGEVPVDEELAAGIMRNCGFLADNDLAHLDEHSLEVEIPFFQYFNKDFQIVPIVIGSHDPEYLKQLGLGIAAAVKEADLKDSVLIVASSDMTHYEPQEKAEAKDKQAIQAILELDEDKLTRAVVELDISMCGYAPVAAMIRCAKELGAGKAELVKYETSGKVSGDTTSVVGYAGIIIY
- a CDS encoding sugar phosphate isomerase/epimerase; amino-acid sequence: MGLVFSTSWNAFRHTHAEKLIFEIKELGFNEIELSFNLTADMVGEIEGLVKKAGISVRSVHNFCPIPAGVERKLALPDYYSMSSPDDEERAKAVKQTKGTIDTAARLNASAAVLHCGRVEIPDRTRKLIALYAEGKSGAPEFLELRDQMAAERKTRQKPYFENTLKSLDELNRYADKKGVALGVENRFYYREIPDFSEIGLILNAFKGSRIFYWHDVGHAQVMDNLGLSRHRDYLDLYKDRLFGVHLHDLKGCVDHHAPFTGGFDFKKLLPYLKKDTLKVIEAHYPATPEDIVGGRKILEADFNGKL
- the rpsU gene encoding 30S ribosomal protein S21, with protein sequence MPKVEIKEGDSFESAIRRFKRQIEQEGILREVRDRKHYQKPSEKKRRKMRERR
- the mtaB gene encoding tRNA (N(6)-L-threonylcarbamoyladenosine(37)-C(2))-methylthiotransferase MtaB; the encoded protein is MSYPAATKTIKFITLGCKVNQYDTQLMRESLLAAGFKETQAKDASADVYVVNTCTVTHKADRDSLYSIHRSLRRNPKARLVVTGCLAELDKQLLKQQPGSALIVSNRDKAKVVSLMRKRFPGLFRRGPARSGGLNKGITFFQGHTRAFLKVQDGCNNRCSYCKVPLVRGVSRSQPVSLVRKQAEALARNGFKEVVLTGICLGSYGKDLARKADLVDLINAIEDIPGLARIRLSSIEAGDVSARLIRKIASSGKLCNHLHIPIQSGDARILKKMNRRYSPEDYLKLIRRIKASIPDIAITTDVLVGFPGEKEENFQNTLDLIKDILPLRLHVFAYSPREHTRACDMPQAAAAEVVKERCLRLKAAGQKCGQAYQRHFLSRRMDVLVEDRPAEGNSLWEGHTSNYIKVLFKSPLDLKNRLIPVKLTGNSADTMSAVLARQTA
- a CDS encoding 16S rRNA (uracil(1498)-N(3))-methyltransferase yields the protein MNRFYCVSVKITGDKASLTEESVVHHIRDVLRLKPGEEMVVFDQAGCQFKGVIKAILPREIIVRVKEIIPAAKADHRVKICVACAIPKRSKFDDIIDKLTQLGVDRIIPMITERVVVKMEKEKQEARKVRWAKIALAASQQSQRSSIPLVEKVMDFGQVMVLSSGFDMRLIPTLPGKRKAFKDILEAAKPENIMVLIGPEGDFSEDETAAALRSGFIPVSLGDLVMRVETAAVYVAAILNYELSCRN
- a CDS encoding sulfite exporter TauE/SafE family protein gives rise to the protein MNDVAAGIFLSGLFLGSGPCLANCGPLLAAYITGTNKNVRQSISAYLVFSLSRIAVYGILGLLFFYFGQLAAEEFFSAYRGYIFIAAGIFISVTGFLVILGKGPHNRLCDRLSGSLIHKGNKAIVLIGLVTGVSPCLPLLSVLSYIGLVSKSWQSSLFYGFLFGLGTTFSVLFILSVSCGLIPGFLKGRPGILSVINRVCGLILVLLGLQIILRGIR